The genomic segment TCTTGTCTTCTCAGTGCTATTGGCGGTTTTTGTTCTTTTGTTTCAAATAAGTTTAATTGTTTCATTTAAACCTCTAGTTAGGTGTTATAATGGGTTTAAAACAAAGTCATTTATAAATCTTTCTCTTTTTGTCACTCTTTAGTGATATATAACATTAAAATAGAGAAAGGCTTATTGTTTGACTTATGGATAGGTTTGATAAGGTTTTGAAGGATATAAAAAACATAAAAATTCAAGGTGCTGAGAATGTGGCTAAAGAAGGCATAAAATTACTTCTTTTAAAAAACGATTCTACATCAGTTAAACAAATTATTAATGTAAGACCTACTGAGCCTGCGTTGAAAAATGCAATTAGATTTGTGCTTGGTTTTAAAGATAAAAAAGCAGGTGTTAAATTAGCATTAAAACATTTTGAAAGTACAAATTCTGAAATTGTTAAACAAGGCTCAAAATTAATAAAAAATAATTCTGTGGTTTTTACACATTGTCATAGTTCTACAGTTATTAAAATTTTAAAGCAAGCCAAAAAGCAAGGCAAAAAGTTTGAAGTTTATAGTTCTGAAACAAGACCTTTATTTCAGGGAAGAAAAACGGTTTTAGAATTGATGAAAGCCGAGATTAAAGTTACTTCTTTTGTGGATTCTGCGTTTTTGTCAGTTGTAAAATCAGTTAAAAATAAAAATATTATTATGCTTGTGGGAACTGATGCTGTTTTGAAAAATGGGGCTATAATAAATAAAATTGGAACTGGAATGTTTGCTGAAATTTGTTATGATAATAAAATTCCTGTCTATGCGGCTTTAGATTCTTGGAAATATGCAGGACATATAAAAATTGAAGAAAGAAACTATAAGGAAATTTGGAGAAAAGCTCCTAAACGAATAAAAATAAGAGATCCTGCATTTGAAAAAGTAGATGTTAAATTTGTTAAAGGTATAATTTCTGAGTTTGGAATATTAAAACCAAAACAATTTGTTAAAAAAGCAAAAAAAGAATTGAAGGGATTTTAATGAAAATAAATGGTTTGATTTGTTTTGATATGGATGAAACTCTTATTTGGAGTGATAAAGCACATATACTTGCATTTAATCAAGCTTTTGTTGCACACGGTTTAAAAGCAATTCCTTATAAAAGATTTGAAAAAGAATTAAATGGTGATGAAACTATTTTAATTTTAAAAAGATTATATCCTCAATTAAGTCCTAAAGAAATAAAAAAAATAAGAGAAGAAAAAAAAGAAAATATAATTCATGACACTGTAAAATATGTTAAGGTTATACCTGGGGTAATAAAAACCTTGAAAATTTTAAAAAAAAGAGGATATGAATTGGCTATTATTTCTAATTGCAGACACGCTGAAATAATTACTATATTAAAATATGCTAAATTATCAATTAAACTTTTTGATAAAATAATAGGTAAGGATGAGGTTAGACATCCAAAACCTTATCCCGATGAAATATTTAAAGCCGAAAGATTATTGCATCACAAGGTGGATTTTATGGTTGGAGATAGTTTAAATGATATTAAAGCTGCAAAAAGGGCTAAAGTGGAAGTTATTTCTGTTGCATCCGGAAATGTTTCTAAAGCTAAACTGAGAAAGGCTAAACCTAACCACTTAATACTTCATTTAAGTGAGATGTTAAAAATAGTAAAATAAGATAAAATATATAAATAGGCTAACTGACCATTAATAAAAGAGGTCTACAATTTGAAAAGTAAAGTAAAATCAAAAAAAAATAAAACGGGTAATTCTGTAAAAATTAAGAAGTTAGTTACAAGTTTAAATGATAAACAAAAAAATTATGTTAATCTTAAATTAAAAAATCCGACTAATGGAACATATCTACTAACTGTTTCTCATTTAATTCCGGGAAAGGGATTAAATATTCTGCAGGCTGCAGCTGAAGTTGCTGCAGAATCTTCAACTGGAACCAATTTTAGAGTAAAAACTGAAACTGCTTTTTCAAGAGAGTTAAATGCTTTAGTTTATAAAATTGATTTAAGTAAAAATTTGGTATGGATTGCATATCCTTGGAGAATTTTTGATAGGGGGGGAAATGTTCAAAATATTTTAACTTTTATTGTTGGTAATGTTTTGGGTATGAAAGAAATTTCTGCATTAAAAATGTTAGATATTTGGTTTCCTGCAGCGATGTTAGAACAATACGCTGGCCCTTCTTATACTTTAGATGATATGAGAAAATATTTACAAGTTTATGATAGGCCCATTTTAGGAACTATAATCAAACCTAAGATTGGATTAACTGCTTCTGAGTATGCTGAGGTGTGTTATGATTTTTGGTCGGGTGGTGGAGATTTTGTAAAGAATGATGAACCTCAAGCAAATCAAGATTTTTGTGAGTATCGACTTATGGTCAAGTTTGTAAAAAAAGCTATGAATAAGGCGGTTAAAGAAACAGGGCATAAAAAAATTCATTCATTTAATGTTTCTTCTCCTGATTTTGATGAAATGATAAGAAGATGTGAATTAATCAGAAAAGTAGGTTTTGAAAAAGGGAGTTATGCATTTTTAATTGATGGTATCACTGCTGGATGGATGGCTGTTCAGACTTTAAGAAGAAGATATCCTGATGTTTTTATACATTTTCATAGGGCAAGTCATGGAGCGTATACAAGACCAGAAAATCCCATTGGCTATTCTGTCTTAGTTTTATCTAAATTTGCACGATTAGCCGGTGCATCTGGAATACATACTGGAACAGCAGGTATTGGAAAAATGGAAGGTTCAGTAGAAGAAGACGTTACTGCTGCAAAAGAAATATTGCATTTAGTTGCACAAGGACATT from the Candidatus Woesearchaeota archaeon genome contains:
- a CDS encoding HAD family hydrolase, which codes for MKINGLICFDMDETLIWSDKAHILAFNQAFVAHGLKAIPYKRFEKELNGDETILILKRLYPQLSPKEIKKIREEKKENIIHDTVKYVKVIPGVIKTLKILKKRGYELAIISNCRHAEIITILKYAKLSIKLFDKIIGKDEVRHPKPYPDEIFKAERLLHHKVDFMVGDSLNDIKAAKRAKVEVISVASGNVSKAKLRKAKPNHLILHLSEMLKIVK
- a CDS encoding ribulose-bisphosphate carboxylase, producing the protein MKSKVKSKKNKTGNSVKIKKLVTSLNDKQKNYVNLKLKNPTNGTYLLTVSHLIPGKGLNILQAAAEVAAESSTGTNFRVKTETAFSRELNALVYKIDLSKNLVWIAYPWRIFDRGGNVQNILTFIVGNVLGMKEISALKMLDIWFPAAMLEQYAGPSYTLDDMRKYLQVYDRPILGTIIKPKIGLTASEYAEVCYDFWSGGGDFVKNDEPQANQDFCEYRLMVKFVKKAMNKAVKETGHKKIHSFNVSSPDFDEMIRRCELIRKVGFEKGSYAFLIDGITAGWMAVQTLRRRYPDVFIHFHRASHGAYTRPENPIGYSVLVLSKFARLAGASGIHTGTAGIGKMEGSVEEDVTAAKEILHLVAQGHFFKQSWAEIPDNDKQAIELAKQDNMHHVILEEDSWRGMKKCCPIISGGLNPVKLKPFIEVMGEVNFITTMGAGCHAHPKGTTAGAKALVQSCEAYLKGIDIYEYAKTHKELKEAIDFFTNKSKHIKKIDTAKA